ACTTGTCAACACTATATACTTCGATATCAGCGAATTCATAAGGAATTCTGTAAGGTTGAAGTTCTTTCTTTTCATCTTCGATTGAACTCTTTATATTGATTTCATCAAGAGTCTGTTCAAGATGAACACATGCCTCTTCAAATGTTTCAAACTTATAGTCCTTTGCGAATACACGATTTCGAATTACCTTAACACTGTTTTCTACACTTCCTTTTTCATGACCACTTCGTATATTAGTCAGGTTAATTTCAAAATTATAATAGAGTGCCAGTTTGAGGCAATCATCATTAATTTCTTTTTCATAAGGCGTTATAAAGCGCTTCACGACGTTTCTCATATTGTCATATACAACTTCACCCCAAGAGCCTTTAGAATGCTCAAAGAAGCGAACATGTGCATCTATGAATACTTGTTTGCGTTGGTTTGGATATAAATATGCATACCGATATCCGCTTGCTGGTGATGAGAAAACAGCGAGATAATATGTTCTTGGTTCACCATTAATTAAAAGCTTTACTTCTCCAAAGTCAAACTCTAACCGCTCACCATATCGATAATCTTGTCGAATAAATGTTTCTCGTGAAGCTTGAATTTCATGCACAAAATTTCGTATGGTTGTCTGACCAATATCATGTCCCTCGCTTTTGATAATTTCAAAAATTTGAGTGACTGTTAACTTTTGCTTATGATGTCTTCCTAGTAACATATCTTTATCTTTTTCTGAATCCATAATTTCAATGATGCGTGCTTGAATTTCTTGCGTTAACTTGCGCTTACCTCGTTTGCTTGCATCATAGTGACGGTCCCCAACAATTTGATCAATGACTTCTACTTTTCTTTCGTCTGATAAATCATGATTATCAATCAATTGTATTTGACATTTATTATATTCCTGAAGATACCGTGCGACCGTCTTTCGGTCTATACCCAATTCAAGGGCAATCTTTCTGTTGGACCATCCTTTCTTTTTTAATGTGATAATTGAATATTTGCTCATTTGTGATATCACCTCTTTCACCTCCAAAAGCATTATCACACACTTCTGAAGTTATAAAAATAGTGGACCAGTTTTCAATTGAGAATTGGCCCACTTTTAGATTAACAAATACAATAAAAATGTGCCCTTTGGTTAAAGAACTCAAAACAAGGGAAAAATTAGAAACAGTTGTTTGCGTAACCGGACAACATAGAGAAATGCTCGATCAAGTGTTAAATGCCTTCAATGTGGTCCCTGATTATGATTTATCTATTATGAAGGTTAGTCAATCACTATATGATGTAACAATCAGTATTTTAGAGAAAATGAAGCATGTTTTGGAAGAAGTAAAACCTGATATAGTCTTGGTACATGGTGATACTTCCACAACCTTTGTAACAGCCTTAGCTTGCTTTTATTTGCAAATCTCAGTAGGGCATGTCGAAGCTGGATTGAGAACCTATGATATTTATTCGCCTTATCCTGAAGAGTTCAATAGGCAAGCAGTAGGCATTATATCCAATTTGAATTTTACTCCGACAGAAACAACGAAAAAAAATCTACTTAAAGAGGGCAAGAATCCAAAAGCAATATATGTTACAGGTAATACCGCAATCGATGCACTCAGAACAACAGTACGAGAGAGTTATTGGCATGAACATTTAGAGTGGGCGAATGATAGTAGGCTCATTATGATAACTGCTCATCGAAGGGAAAATATTGGGGAACCCATGCAAAATATGTTTAGAGCCGTAAGAAGAATTATCGATGAAACACCGGATATAAAAGTTATCTACCCAATTCACATGAATCCTATCATAAGAGAGGCCGCTCAAGAAATATTTTGTGATACAGACAGAATAAGAATAATTGAACCCCTTGATGTATTGGATTTTCATAATTTCCTATCGAGATCTTACCTCATATTAACTGATAGTGGTGGAATTCAAGAGGAAGCACCAAGTTTAGGGAAACCAGTACTTGTGATGAGGGAAACTACCGAAAGACCAGAAGGTATTGATGCGGGAACACTGAAGTTGGTAGGCACAGAAGAAGAAGCAATCTATAGTAGCTTTAAGAGTCTTCTTGAAGATGTAGAAGCGTATAACAAGATGAGTAGAGCAAGTAATCCATATGGAGATGGTTTTGCAAGTAAGAAAATCGTTGATATTCTAGAAAATCTTTAAGGTTTATGAATTCGAATCAAATACAGACTAAAAGTATCATTGCTAATGTAGAGAAACGTACATTGCAACAAAAATGATAGTAAACGATTCGTTAATTAATAGACTCATCATAGGAGTATCAACGCATAGAGTTAAGTAAAAATACAAATATAGAAATACGATTTATACATTTATGAATCTTTAAGTGTTTAAGATTCAAGGATAGATTAGCGTGTATTTAACAACAGTTAAATAAAGACACTAGAAGATTAGAAGGCTTACTAAAGGGAATAATTTGCCTGAAAAAGAGTAAGTATTTAGGAGACGATGATATGAGTGATGAATGTATTGCAAAAAAGAACACATTAGAAAAAAAGAAAACTAAGGTTCTATTCATGGCAGTATCAAAAAATACCATGTCGGGTGGACAAACAATGCTCCTTAATATCTTAAAGAATATAAATAAAGACAAGTATGAGGCCACATTACTAGTTCAAGAGGAATGTCCTTTATCATTAAACGCAATGAATGAAGGAATATATGTTCATTATGAGCCGTTTACAAAAGGCATCAAATTTGCACTTAATAATAGGAAGTTAAGGAAAATTGTGTTGCCATTGCTTCTAATCTTATCATCAAATTCATATTTAAAAGGCATAAAGCATGAAAACTATGACATTATATGGTGCGAAAATTTTACATTATTATTGTTAGCGTCGAAATATAAATTTAAAAAAACTCGAGTTGTTTCGAATATGTGGAGTACAATAAATTCCAAATTTGCTTTAAAACTAATTTCATTCATAGCAAACTATATAATCGTTGAAGCAGATTTTCAAAGAAAGAACTTTGAATCAATTGGAAGAGTCAATAATATCTCAACCGTATATTCACAAATTGATTCAAAGATATTCACAAATAACTACTCAAAGAAAACTGCAAAAGAGAAAATGGGGTTTACCGAGGATTCATTTACGATTGGTTTTTTAGGAGGGTGTAGGTATAGCAAAGGCTTTGATTATGTTGTTGAAGTAGCTAATGAGTTAATCAATAAAAGGAAAGTACAAAATATTATTTTTT
This DNA window, taken from Erysipelothrix larvae, encodes the following:
- the wecB gene encoding non-hydrolyzing UDP-N-acetylglucosamine 2-epimerase is translated as MCPLVKELKTREKLETVVCVTGQHREMLDQVLNAFNVVPDYDLSIMKVSQSLYDVTISILEKMKHVLEEVKPDIVLVHGDTSTTFVTALACFYLQISVGHVEAGLRTYDIYSPYPEEFNRQAVGIISNLNFTPTETTKKNLLKEGKNPKAIYVTGNTAIDALRTTVRESYWHEHLEWANDSRLIMITAHRRENIGEPMQNMFRAVRRIIDETPDIKVIYPIHMNPIIREAAQEIFCDTDRIRIIEPLDVLDFHNFLSRSYLILTDSGGIQEEAPSLGKPVLVMRETTERPEGIDAGTLKLVGTEEEAIYSSFKSLLEDVEAYNKMSRASNPYGDGFASKKIVDILENL
- the istA gene encoding IS21 family transposase — encoded protein: MSKYSIITLKKKGWSNRKIALELGIDRKTVARYLQEYNKCQIQLIDNHDLSDERKVEVIDQIVGDRHYDASKRGKRKLTQEIQARIIEIMDSEKDKDMLLGRHHKQKLTVTQIFEIIKSEGHDIGQTTIRNFVHEIQASRETFIRQDYRYGERLEFDFGEVKLLINGEPRTYYLAVFSSPASGYRYAYLYPNQRKQVFIDAHVRFFEHSKGSWGEVVYDNMRNVVKRFITPYEKEINDDCLKLALYYNFEINLTNIRSGHEKGSVENSVKVIRNRVFAKDYKFETFEEACVHLEQTLDEINIKSSIEDEKKELQPYRIPYEFADIEVYSVDKYGCIHVENNFYSVPDYLQHKRVTVKNTVNSIRIYSNHTFVYEHKKIDGHHQYQLVLDHYLNTMMTKPGSVKNSLVLKQHPELYNIYHNHYKTRTKEFIEILQENRNETYKTLKDALKYRLVSNTIDTVEYDDSIQEQSRKQLKKISQLMH
- a CDS encoding glycosyltransferase family 4 protein, with the protein product MSDECIAKKNTLEKKKTKVLFMAVSKNTMSGGQTMLLNILKNINKDKYEATLLVQEECPLSLNAMNEGIYVHYEPFTKGIKFALNNRKLRKIVLPLLLILSSNSYLKGIKHENYDIIWCENFTLLLLASKYKFKKTRVVSNMWSTINSKFALKLISFIANYIIVEADFQRKNFESIGRVNNISTVYSQIDSKIFTNNYSKKTAKEKMGFTEDSFTIGFLGGCRYSKGFDYVVEVANELINKRKVQNIIFYVAGKTETDDLLLDAKVNDDINHLGDKLRIEDWISDKELFYKSLNLFISASRSEGLPGSLREAMGFEIPVIATDAGGSKEVVGDMEYIVHFSDKEKMTHQIADKIEGLLNNEQKYLSAIKYSKERVQELFVGTKWINTIESIFDELIIVNK